AAGCTGAGCTGATCGACATGGCGCGCGAGACCGGCTGGCTCCAGCAACCACTGCAGCGGGTCCTCAAGCCGTTGATGCATCGTCTGTGGGATCTCGAGATCACCGGTCTCGAGAACATTCCCGTGGTCGGCCCCGCCCTGCTCGCCCCGAATCACCTGTCGTTCCTCGACTCGCCCTTCACCATGTCGCTGCTGCCGCGGCGCACGCTTGCCGTCGGCAAGGCCGAGTACATGGACGACTGGAAGACGAGATACTTCTTCCCGGCCACCGGCATGATCCCCCTCGATCGTTCGGGGGGCGACGCCAGCAAGGTGGCCCTCGACGCCGCTGCCGCGGCCCTCGAGCGGGGGTATCTCTTCCTCATCTACCCCGAGGGAACGCGTACCCGCGACGGCTATCTCCACAAGGGCAAGACCGGTGTGGCCCGCCTCGCCCTGCGCACCGGCGCGCCGATCATCCCGATCGGGCTCGTCGGCACCGATCGGATCCAGCCGCCCGATCGCACCATGCCGAAGTTCCGCGAACGGTGCGGCATCCACATCGGGCAGCCCATCGACGTCACGCGTTACCGCCACCGCATCGACGATCGCCTCGTGCTGCGCCAGATCACCGACGAAGTGATGTTCGAGATCGGCGAGCTCTCCGGTCAGACCTATGTCGACTGCTATTCCGGTGACCCGCTCCCCGACGACGCACCGCCGATCGACGTGCGCGACCACGCACCGGTCGCCGATCCGACGCCGGCCGCCACGGCCTGAACGATCAGGCGCGGCTACGCGTCGCTGACCAGTGACTGGTCGCGCCGGCCGCCTGGAACCGGTCGGGCCGGTCGTCGGGACCGAGGATCTCCGTCGCCAACCACAGCCGCTTGAGCCAGCGGACGCGTCCCGCGGCGGCATCGTCGACGTAGGCCCGGCGGCCGTGGAGCACGTGGTAGTTGTTGACGAACTGCATGTCGCCCGGTTCGAAGACCATCTCGACCCGGTTGTCGGCGTCGTAGATGTAGGTGTCGTAGGCATCCATGGCGGCACGCTGGGCGTCGGACAGACGCGGGGCGTCGGGGTGGCGCTGCGAGGCCTCGATGTAGGGACGGATGTAGCGCACGAAGAGCCGACCGCCGTGTTCGGAGAAGACCGGCACGTGGTAGAAGGGCGTCCCGCCGTCGCGCTGCTCGCCGCGGAAGTCGTAGGGCAGTCCGTCGAAGAGCACGGCGGCGAGCTCGGGATCGTCGGCCACCAGCCGGTTGTATGCGCCCACCGCATTGGACACGAGGCTCTCGCCGCCGGAGATCCCGGGATCGAGACACATGAGTCCGACGAGATCGGAGCCGTCGGAGTGGAACGCCTGGGCGACGCCGCCCAGCTCGTTGCCACGTGCCGTCGGGTCGTCGGGCCGCTTGCCCTGGTCCTTGACGTCGCCGAGCAGGTGACCCTTCACGTTCTGGGGCCACGGCACGCCGAGGTGCAGGCCGATACCCCAGTACATCCACGACGCGTCGTCGAAACCGACCCGCTCGACGGGGAGCGCGGAGATCCGGTGGAACCCGCGCCCGTTGATCAGCTCGTCGGCGATGCCCGCCAGGACCGGGGCGAGCGTCGGCAGCGGGAAATCGTCCTTGCGGACATCGAGGACTTCGTCGGTGCGGGACCGGGCGACCGCGAGCGCGGCTTCCAGCTCGGCGATCTCGGCGGCGGTCAGCCGGTGGGTCCACGCCGCGGGATCGGCGACGTCGGCCGCGGTCCAGTTGGCGTGCGTTTCGAGCGCGGTGACGTCGGCCGCCGACATCGTCGCCATGTCAGGCGCCGACCGGGGCGGCCTGCGCGCCGCGGATGAGACGGCCGGGCAAGGCCCCGGTCTCCTGGCCGGAGGCGTAGGTCTCGACACCGGCAACGATGGTGTGGAGGTAGCCGTCGGCCCGCTGGAGCACTCGACGGCCACCGGCCGGAAGGTCGTACGCCAGCTCCGGGGCTCGTGCCGTCAGATGCTCGAAGTCGATCACGTTGAGGTCGGCCCGGTAGCCGGGGGCCAACACACCGCGATCGTGGAGGCCGACGGTGCGGGCCGTGTCGCGGGCCTGGCGCTGGACCAGGAACTCGAGGTCGATGCGGCCCTCGGGCCGCTCGCGACCCCAATGCTGCAACAGCGTCGTCGGGAACGAACCGTCGCAGATCGTGCCGACATGGGCGCCACCGTCGCTGAGCGACGGGACGGTGAACGGGTGGGTGAGGAGATCGCGGGTGCCGTCGAGGTTGCCGTGTCCGTAGTTGCTGAACGGCAGCCACAACATGTTGGTGCCACCGTTCTTCAACAGCAGGTCGAGCGCGAACTCGGCCGGTGTCACCCCCGCCGCCGCGGCCCGGCGCGACACCGTCTGATCGGTCGACGGCTCGTAGTACGGCGTCTCCCCCATCTCGTACATGAGCTCGAACTTCTCGATCAGGCTGCCGCCCACCAGTGTCGCGTCGACACCGCCGGCCGCCGCGAGGAGGCGAGCCCGGCGATCGGGGTCGTTCAGGGCCACGACCCGCGCTGCCGGCGCCAGCCCCGCGACCTCGGCCCAGACCGGGTTGCGCAGGAAGGGGTTGAGCGTGCACTCGAAGCCGAGCAGGATCCCGATCGGGCGGACCGGGCACTGGCCGGTGATCATGTAGCCGTCGGCTCGCGCCTGCTCGATCCGGCTGAGCAGATCCCGGTGGAACTCGTCGCTCTTCGGGCTCTCCACGATGGTGAACGACAGCGGTCGACCGGAGATCTCGCACATGTCGCGAAACATCTGGAACTCGCGTTCTCGGTCGGTGAAGTCCGAGACCAGCTGGAACACGCCCCTGCCCCCGACCCCGATGGCTTCGGCGATGCCGACGAGTTCCTCGGCGGCGGCGGTCAGGGTCGGGGTGAAGTCGCCCGTGGAGGTCTTGTGGTTCGAGGTGCGACTGGTCGAGAACCCGAGGGCGCCGGCCGCGATCCCCTCGGCTGCGAGCCGCCCCATCTCGGCGATGTCCTCGGGGGTGGCGTCCTCGCGGTTGGCACCGCGCTCTCCCATCACGTGGAGCCGCAGCGCCCCGTGCGGCACCTGTGTGGCGATGTCCATGTCCTTGGGCGTGTCGCAGGCATCGATGTACTCGGCGAAGGAGTTCCACTGCCACGACAGGCCCTCGTGCAGCGCCGCGCCCGGGATGTCCTCCACCCCTTCCATGAGCTCGACGAGCTTGTCGTGGTCGGTGCTGTGGACCGGAGCGAACCCGACACCACAGTTGCCGAACACCACCGTGGTCACGCCGTGCCAGCTCGACGGCTGCATGCGGGTGTCCCAGGTCGCCTGGCCGTCGTAGTGGGTGTGGATGTCGACGAAGCCGGGGGCGACGAGGGCGCCGTCGGCGTCGATCTCTCTGGTCGCCGACCCTTCGACCTCGCCGACCGCGACGACGATGCCATCACGGACGGCGACGTCGGCGGTGCGGGCCGGTGCGCCGGTGCCGTCGACCACCGTGCCACCGCGGATGATCAGATCGTGTTCAGCCATTCGTGCTCCTCGTCGCTGCGACCATGAGTCGCTGCGACCATGATGTCAGCGATCGGCGACCAGGCCCAGACCGACTCCAGAAGGAGGGTGTTCGCGCCGATCATGGTGTGGTGCGATCCTCGTCCCTGTCTCGCCAC
This is a stretch of genomic DNA from Acidimicrobiales bacterium. It encodes these proteins:
- a CDS encoding lysophospholipid acyltransferase family protein gives rise to the protein MARETGWLQQPLQRVLKPLMHRLWDLEITGLENIPVVGPALLAPNHLSFLDSPFTMSLLPRRTLAVGKAEYMDDWKTRYFFPATGMIPLDRSGGDASKVALDAAAAALERGYLFLIYPEGTRTRDGYLHKGKTGVARLALRTGAPIIPIGLVGTDRIQPPDRTMPKFRERCGIHIGQPIDVTRYRHRIDDRLVLRQITDEVMFEIGELSGQTYVDCYSGDPLPDDAPPIDVRDHAPVADPTPAATA
- a CDS encoding TauD/TfdA family dioxygenase; the protein is MATMSAADVTALETHANWTAADVADPAAWTHRLTAAEIAELEAALAVARSRTDEVLDVRKDDFPLPTLAPVLAGIADELINGRGFHRISALPVERVGFDDASWMYWGIGLHLGVPWPQNVKGHLLGDVKDQGKRPDDPTARGNELGGVAQAFHSDGSDLVGLMCLDPGISGGESLVSNAVGAYNRLVADDPELAAVLFDGLPYDFRGEQRDGGTPFYHVPVFSEHGGRLFVRYIRPYIEASQRHPDAPRLSDAQRAAMDAYDTYIYDADNRVEMVFEPGDMQFVNNYHVLHGRRAYVDDAAAGRVRWLKRLWLATEILGPDDRPDRFQAAGATSHWSATRSRA
- a CDS encoding amidohydrolase family protein, whose protein sequence is MAEHDLIIRGGTVVDGTGAPARTADVAVRDGIVVAVGEVEGSATREIDADGALVAPGFVDIHTHYDGQATWDTRMQPSSWHGVTTVVFGNCGVGFAPVHSTDHDKLVELMEGVEDIPGAALHEGLSWQWNSFAEYIDACDTPKDMDIATQVPHGALRLHVMGERGANREDATPEDIAEMGRLAAEGIAAGALGFSTSRTSNHKTSTGDFTPTLTAAAEELVGIAEAIGVGGRGVFQLVSDFTDREREFQMFRDMCEISGRPLSFTIVESPKSDEFHRDLLSRIEQARADGYMITGQCPVRPIGILLGFECTLNPFLRNPVWAEVAGLAPAARVVALNDPDRRARLLAAAGGVDATLVGGSLIEKFELMYEMGETPYYEPSTDQTVSRRAAAAGVTPAEFALDLLLKNGGTNMLWLPFSNYGHGNLDGTRDLLTHPFTVPSLSDGGAHVGTICDGSFPTTLLQHWGRERPEGRIDLEFLVQRQARDTARTVGLHDRGVLAPGYRADLNVIDFEHLTARAPELAYDLPAGGRRVLQRADGYLHTIVAGVETYASGQETGALPGRLIRGAQAAPVGA